The following are encoded together in the Geobacter sulfurreducens PCA genome:
- a CDS encoding DUF1634 domain-containing protein has product MPIELILARLLRIGSIIAAILLAIGIAATLLTGAAYAPRFITAGLVVLLATPIMRVLVAGLVFFRERDWLFTLFCLVVLCSLAAGVLLGQVG; this is encoded by the coding sequence GTGCCGATAGAACTGATCCTGGCCCGTCTGCTGCGCATTGGTTCGATCATCGCCGCCATCCTGCTGGCAATCGGTATTGCGGCCACGCTGCTGACAGGGGCCGCCTATGCGCCCCGGTTCATCACGGCCGGCCTGGTCGTGCTCCTGGCGACGCCGATCATGCGGGTGCTGGTGGCCGGACTGGTCTTTTTCCGTGAGCGGGATTGGCTCTTTACCCTGTTCTGCCTGGTCGTGCTCTGTTCGCTCGCTGCGGGCGTCCTGCTCGGGCAGGTTGGATAG